One segment of Anatilimnocola aggregata DNA contains the following:
- a CDS encoding DUF1501 domain-containing protein, with amino-acid sequence MQQQLAHLKLTDRRSFFQRGGLSLGALALCNLLQAAPESAAGKQPHFAPRAKRVIYLHMIGAPSQLDLFDAKPELVRRNGEACPESLLAGKRFAFLGAEKKLSGSKFKFAPHGESGQQMSELLPNLAKMADEIAVVRSLHTEEINHAPAQIFLHTGFGRGDRPSFGSWVTYGLGSINADLPAYVVLLSGNAGGAGTAMWSSGFLPSVNQGVQFRSQGDAVLFLSNPQGHSNDSRRRVLDATRALNEARLADVGDPEIATRISQYEMAFRMQTKVPELIDIGAESQETLERYGAQPGKASFANNCLLARRLVERGVRVVELYDADWDHHSNIASSLPRKARDVDQPMAALLADLKERGLLNDTLVVWGSEFGRTPLAQGLGGDGEKTKPGRDHHKDAFTMWLAGGGIKPGCSVGATDEFGFNIAERPVHVHDLNATILHLLGLDHERLTFQYQGREFRLTDVHGHVVRELLA; translated from the coding sequence ATGCAGCAGCAACTGGCTCACTTGAAGTTGACCGACCGGCGCTCATTTTTCCAGCGTGGCGGTTTGAGTCTTGGCGCGCTCGCACTTTGCAATCTGCTGCAAGCGGCACCGGAATCTGCAGCGGGTAAACAGCCTCATTTCGCACCGCGGGCGAAACGAGTCATCTATTTGCACATGATCGGTGCGCCGTCGCAGCTCGATCTGTTCGATGCCAAGCCCGAACTCGTTCGCCGCAATGGCGAAGCGTGTCCCGAATCGCTGCTGGCTGGCAAGCGGTTTGCGTTTCTCGGGGCAGAAAAGAAGTTGTCGGGCTCGAAGTTCAAGTTTGCGCCGCATGGTGAGAGTGGCCAGCAGATGTCGGAGCTATTGCCCAACCTCGCAAAAATGGCCGATGAAATCGCCGTCGTGCGTTCGCTCCATACGGAAGAAATCAATCATGCCCCCGCCCAGATTTTTCTGCACACTGGCTTCGGCCGCGGCGACCGCCCCAGCTTTGGTTCGTGGGTGACTTACGGACTCGGCTCGATCAATGCAGACTTGCCGGCGTATGTCGTCCTGCTCAGTGGCAATGCGGGTGGCGCAGGGACCGCCATGTGGTCGAGCGGGTTTCTGCCGAGCGTGAATCAGGGCGTGCAATTTCGTTCGCAGGGAGATGCGGTGCTTTTCCTCTCGAATCCGCAGGGGCACTCGAACGACAGTCGTCGCCGCGTGCTTGATGCCACGCGTGCTCTGAATGAAGCCAGACTGGCCGATGTGGGCGATCCGGAAATTGCGACTCGCATCAGCCAGTACGAGATGGCTTTTCGAATGCAAACCAAGGTTCCTGAATTGATCGATATTGGTGCCGAGTCGCAGGAGACTTTAGAACGCTATGGCGCGCAGCCGGGTAAAGCGAGCTTTGCGAATAACTGTCTGCTCGCGCGGAGACTCGTCGAGCGCGGGGTGCGCGTGGTCGAACTTTACGACGCTGACTGGGACCATCATTCCAACATCGCCAGTTCGCTGCCACGAAAAGCCCGCGATGTGGACCAGCCCATGGCGGCCCTGCTGGCCGATTTAAAGGAGCGCGGCTTGCTGAACGATACGCTGGTCGTGTGGGGCAGCGAGTTTGGTCGCACGCCCCTCGCGCAAGGTTTGGGCGGCGATGGCGAAAAGACGAAGCCGGGGCGCGATCACCACAAAGACGCGTTTACGATGTGGCTGGCAGGTGGTGGGATTAAGCCGGGCTGCAGCGTGGGCGCGACGGACGAATTCGGCTTCAACATTGCCGAACGGCCAGTACACGTGCATGACCTGAACGCGACGATACTGCATCTGCTGGGACTCGACCACGAGCGATTAACGTTTCAATATCAGGGGCGCGAGTTTCGCCTGACCGACGTGCATGGTCACGTCGTGCGTGAATTACTCGCCTGA